The nucleotide sequence CTTCTATTGTGTTGGTGCAGATGGCATTACAGAAAGGACACTGAACCCAACAGCCCTGACAGAAGTGATCAATCAAGAGTTCATCAGGTCTGTATTCATAGTCCAGAATTACTGTAAAAGTCTCTGTACTGAATTTACTGCTTATGTCAGACATTACTGAAGGAAGTTCCTTTCTGATCACATCTTCTAAGAGTTTGATCTTAACATCATCACGACTCACTCCACTGAAGTCTTTTATAGAGAATATCAGCACATCTGAGAGCTTCTGTGTGAAACACTTCAACCACAaatcaacatctccactgttcacttgaacatgttcagtagattcatgaaccgcttcaacatctccactgttcacttgaacatgttcagtagattcatgagctgcttcatcatctccactgttcactcgaacatgttcagtagattcatgagctgcttcaacatctccactgttcacttgaacatgttcagtagattcatgagctgcttcaacatctccactgttcacttgaacatgttcagtagattcatgagctgcttcaacatctccactgttcacttgaacatgttcagtagattcatgagctgcttTCATGATCTTCTGCTGCAGGAGTTTGAAGTTCTTCATCATCTTGGGCCGAACACTGACACTGAACTTATCAGTGATGTACTGACTGACTTCAGCTCTGATGAAACTCTTGAAGTGATCTTTGGGATCATGAATGTAGTTCATGTATTTGTTAAAATCCTCCTCTTCTGCCAGTGTCTTCAGGATGTGTTTCTCCAGTTTAGATCTGTTTCCATtcagtgattgacagtttgttCTCATTTCATCTGCTAAATCTCTGGCAGTGTTTTTGTAGACACTCTGTTCAATGGGATCTTTCAGTTTCTGACAGATGATCTCACCAAAAACAGCAGCTGATGTTGAATCACGACAGTATTTCTGGAAAACACTGAAGTACTCTCCTCTCTTCCTTTCAAAATATATTACAGGATCATTTGTTTCTCTGAATATTCTGTGTTGTTCAGTGAATGTCTTGTTTGATCTCTTACAGATAAAAAACACCAAATCCATGAAGAATTCATTTGTGAACTGATATCTCACTGGTCCTTCATGATGTTTTAATAATCTTGCCTTGATGTGATCTGTGAGTTCCTGAATGCAGctgatgttgtagcccatcttTGAAATGTTGAATGACATGATCTTCTTGTCTGTCTCATGAGCAATTTCACTGACTAATGTTCTTATTTGGATTTCATCCTCTTCAGACAAAGTGAAACACTCCCAAGATGTATCTATAGCTGGTACAAGTATGTTGGAATTTATAGAAGTTCCTTTAAAACTACAGTATTTCTTTGACCGTACATAATCTGAATAACTCAGCACACAGAAAATATTCCTGCTCTCTTTGCAGTGATCTACAGGAGTAATTGTATAGATGTCACTGAGGAGTTGTTTCACATCACTTAATATGTCAATGTCTTTGATTGGAGGAGTGTCTCTGAATGTCATCTTCACACACTCTTCCCAAAAGCAATCAAACTCTTTCTTCAGAGTTTCTTCATCTTTTGGTATGTCTTTGAGTTTTACGGCAAGTTCTTTGCTTATTTCAAAGAGAGTGTTTTCATGATGTTTCCTCTGAGCTTCAATCTCTTTCTTCAGTTCTCGCTGTTGAAGAATCTCGTTTAATTTCCTGTTTGTTTCTCTCACAATGTTTTCTTGAAATTTTGTTGAAGTTTTCCACTGTATCGGTATCtctttatctttttctttctcaaaGAACTCAGACATCAACATTTTCACTTCTTCACTTTTCTCTTTCAGTTCTGTTTGAAGATCTGTTTCCTGAATCTCATGAATTGtttcattttctattttgttttgtagTTTGATCTCAATTTCCAGCATGGCACTCCGGAGACTCCAGGTCCACTTGTTGTATTCTGTATCTAGTCTCCTGTATGCTGCGACCTTTGAGAAATTAAAACAACACAAAGCTCTTTGAAAAGTCATGAGAACAGTTGTCTTTAATTTCATGAgactacatccacattaatccatatacatttcaaaacagcgttttcttttttaaaacactCTCAGTACACACTGGCGTTGTCCAAATGTTAGCCGTTCACACTGAAACACACTAAAACAAACACTGACTGCATGGTCTGAAATGCAATTATCCTTCTGTTCCACTGTTTGAAAGCAATTGAGTACACTTCACGTTCCCTTTACAAGAATGCAATGTGAAGATTgtgcaaagtaacatttatctttaataacaTTATCACAGTGGATATCAGGCAAAACTTGGGCCGCCTTGATTgtttttggttgaatggatcacatgactgtgtctGATGACAACAAACGCGTCATTGTTTTCAAATGTGTCTGTTTCAGGGACCCCCTTTTTCCCAGTTCACACTACAACACAAAGATGGTGTTTCTAAATTTGTTCACAgtgtgttttcaaaaagctctgTTTTCACATTACAGAAAAGCACCGTCTCAGTGTGGATGAAAGGTCAAAACCAAGATAAAAATGTGCGTTTTCAAACTAAAGcacattagtgtggatgtggcatcAGTGGTGCTGTGGTTAGAGGGCAATTCAAAGAActacaaccaacaacaacaacaaccatgaAATGCTAAAACTCACCTTCACTGAAGCACGTCTTTCAGTCCAGATCTTCTTCATCTCCTCTCTCCACTTTACTTGTTTTCTCTCTAGTTCATCTTTTCTCTGTTCTTCAGTAAGATTAAGTTTTTCTTCAGAAATCTTTTGTTGCTCTTCTCTCATGTTTCTCTCTTCTTGAACTTGCAGTTCGTTTTTCTCCACTTGTTCTTTGTTTATTTCTGTGTCATATTTGATCTGAATATTTCCTTTTTCTAATTgaactttctctttttctctcatcaTCTGCTCAATTTCATTTTtaagtttctctctttctcttttcatctcttctgCTTCTTTTCCTATGTTTGTGTTTCCTGTTGCACTCTTCCCAACTCCAGTTTTTCCCAGCAGCACAATCCTTGCATAATCTCTGTTTTCTTCTAAGCCTAAAACAAGACATAAAATATTTctattgaaattaaaatgtattgtgttcAAGATACCTACAGGCCAAAGTACAACAAGAGAGTACTAGAGAAATAATTGACAAAAACAACCAGGTTTCATGGCAAGTCATAATAATATTATgactataataaatatattatattaaaatataatataaaaaaacgtAAAATTTTTAGTggcatttattaatgagttgtAGATGGGTAGGAGAGAGAAGGAAATACTCCAGCTGGTGAAAGAGCAAATGCAGCTTCGTAAGGCATGGAGGAGGGCAGAGGACCATAAGAAGGAGGGCTTGAAGATTTTGTGGAAAGGAATAAGAGCTAGACTAGCAGTATTGAGGAGGGCAAAGAGAATTCAAAAGTGGAGGAGGAAGGAGCATGAAAGGGTGAGGTTCATCAAGGATCTGTTTAAGGTTGCCAGAAATCTGCTGGAAGAGAAAAGAATTGCAAAGCTGGTGATGGCTAAGGAAGAAGTAGAAGAACACATAACAGCAACTTGGTGATTCCCATAAACACAGCCCACTCTGCTCTCCTGGATATGTTCATGGCCAGCTGACCCAGTAGTTGAATTGGATATAGCTCCACCTAAGTTGAGTGAGATCAAGCAGGTGGTAGAAAGAACCAGGGCAACCTCAGCCCGGGTCCGAATGGGATACCATATAGGCTGTATAAGAAGTGCCCTACAGTTCTTAAACTGTTATGGAGACTTCTGAGAATTGTCTGAAAGGGATGAGTGTCGAAGTGCAGTGGCCATTTTTATACCCAGGCATAGGAATCCACCAATATTAAACAGTTAAGGAGAATTGCATTACTTTTACAGATTTTCTTTTTGATGGTAACAAGGAGGATGTCTGACTACCTCCTGAAGAAGTAATGCATAGACACAAGCTGCCAGAAGGCAGGCTGTAACAATTAAAAGATGGAAAAGGAGGAAGCTGGAACCGGCTtcacaaacacatagacatttaattaacacttttcagtgtgtaacaaaacaaaaacacgcattgcttttcagccagctacatatgaacataaagtacatctctctctttctcatctgccgctgtctcctctccttaaatacgcaagactggtgtggcacacaggaggaactcattcaccacttatcttcccggcttTGCTCTGCCCAGACAGCACTCAGCCCCACCCTGTTTGCCCCATACCCCCATCGCCAAACTCAGGTCGGGGAATTCTTCGGCCTGTGACCTACTCATCCCCCGCCCATTTCTAGGGAGGGAGTGTTGGTGCATCAAGATGGTCTCCGAGTCTGACCCGCACATGCCTGGAAGTGGTAACAAGACGAGGGAGAGGAAATGGGGAGAAAAATGGAGAGGAGAAAGCAGAGATAGGAGACCGTTGATTGGCCCTCAGATAGCTGTACTGCTTCCGTCTAGGATGCCGTGCGATAGCACTGGAATCCTCAGCCGTCCCTTTCAGTTGCCAGTTGACGCAGTGCTCCAGTACTCCCTCTGCATCGTGATACTCAGTCAGTGATGAGGACTCCTTGATGGcccatccttcctccttcctgggATTCGGCACCAGCGTAACAATTCAAAGATGGTAAAGGAAGAAGCTGGGACCGACTTGACAAACATGTAGAGATTTTTCAGtgtgtaacaaaacaaaaacatgcactgCTTTTCAATCAGCTACATATGAACATAAAGAGTCACACACAGAAAAGCTTCATGCATCTGAAAATATGTCATTCATCAAAGGATTACACAGCTTGTTGGCAGGAACTGGAAAAACAATAGAAATGGGATGTTCTATTTCTCCCATCCTGTTAACAGCAGCATTTGAGATGATCCTAACTGGTGCAAAAAAGATTGTTAGAGGAATCTATGCACAGTCTGGAGTGAGAATGCCACTAAATGGATGATGTCACAAGCATCCTCCATATGGCTGCATGTACAAACAGACTCTTAAAAAGGTTGGAAGAGCTATTGGTGTGCACCAGTATGAAGATTAAGCCGATAAATGTATGTAGTGGATGGGGGAAAAATCCCATTGCTAGGAGAGCAACCAATTCGAAGTTTAGGGAGAGAATACACAGCAGATCTGTCAGCTAAACAAATGGCAGGGTTGGTTAGGAAGCAGCGGAAAGAGGGCCTGGATAAGATAGACCATTCAAGGTCTGGTGTTaccagtagcggttttaaccaccacgtAGGCAACTTCAAGGTCTGGTGTTACCAGAAGCGGTTTTAAGCACCACGCAATTGCACCCCAGAATGGTAGGAAAGCTCTGCAAAAACGGCTTTGGGGTGACATGATTTTCTGGGTACACGCATGAATATGCTGTTGTCAGTGCTATCAGAGCGGTTAACGTTAGAGGTCCACCGggttgggtcagtttttcaagtagacTTTTATttcaggtttgtaatttatgatttatgtacttggctacaacagCTGATAggattcttttaaaattatgatttacaaTAAAtcttatgttatttttttaagcacacaatttcaaaatggggccccgggttggtcggttgcttgcggcctcagaaatcgtaaacccacCCATGGGTGTTACCAATTTGCATCGCCTCATATGGCCTTTAAACATGTGTGAAATTACTGTGACAGCAGTGGCAAAGTTGGACACCAAGTCCAAAAGTTAAATCAGGAAATGTCTGGGGTTGCCGCATTGTATTTCTGATGTAGCAATGTTTGGAAGAAATGCCTTACAACTCCAATGGTGATGGACAGTATGGGAGGGTATTTATGATGAAGTTTTAGGGTGGGCTGACCTGTGGAATGTACCCCAGGCCAGGCAAGTTTTCTAATAAGATCCAAATATGACACCCCTCCCAGCCCTGGAAATTTGTCTCTGTGGCAAGAGAAATCTAAAGCATACGTTGGGCGGATGCAAGACCGCTTTGGCACAATGACGATACAGGTGGTGGCATGATCAGGTCCTGCGCAAGCTGGCAGAGACCCTAGATACGTGAAGAGGCAAACATAGGCCACCATGATTCTCTGAGGTAGTTCATTGATTTTCCTCAAAAACGGAAGTGCCCAAGGCGTGGCTTAGAGGGAAGCCTGATCAATCCTGGCACCTAGAATTGATTGGACAATGGAGGCTGACCTTGCCAAGcagctgaaattttcttcagagGTCACCATTACCTCCATGCGGCCGGATGTAGTGTTATGGTTGGCATCAGTTAGGAAAATTGTAATGATAGTTTCATGGCAAGAGGGAGTCAGCCTATGATTTGTCAGCCTAAAATGCTGATTTGGCTGCCAAGTTTATGGAAAATGGATGGAGGATGGCCACTTACCCTGTGGAGTTTGGGTGTCAAGGATTCCAACTTGTGGGTGAGGTTGTGGCAATGGGACGTCCCTAACCACTGCCCCACCACTAGGTGATGTTCCAGGATGAAACATCTATGATGGGGGCTCCTGGCTGATGACCCCTTAGCTGGACTGAAGGCACTGGCAGAGGTGCAGAAGACAACAATACCCAGCAGGTCTAGACAGCTACACGAGCATATAactaatatactatttattagtATATAATATGATTATACTATATagagttggctcatacaaaaacatgggatttttactttcatTCCAGCCTGATGATCCTGCAGTAGCTACATAGATCTCAGCCTGTCTGATAGGATGAAATGACATCACCTCAAACTCAACTTCTCTAAAACACAGCTTCTTGTTCCAGCAAGCCCAGCAGTTCAGCACAAATTCACCATTCAACTAGACTCGTAAACGTTCACACCATCCAGGACAGCCAGAAATCTTGGGGTTGTCTTTGAGGATAAGTTGAACTTAATGGACCACATTGCAAGGACTGTCCGATCATGCAGATTTGTTctgtacaacatcaggaaaatcaggcCCTCCCTATCTAAGCATGGTACACAACTACTTATCCAGGCTCTTGTGCtatcaagactggactactgcaatgatTTTCaggcaggccttcctgcatgtacaGTCAAACCTCTGCAATTGATCCAGACTGCAGTGGCACAATTGTTCTTCAATGAGCCCAAGATAGCACACGTCACGCCTCTTTTCATCGAACTGCACTGGCTACCAATGGTTGCTTGCGTTAAGTTCAAGGCATTAATGCTTACAGAACCACCACCGGCTCTGCACCCCCTATATACACTCATAGAAGTTTGCATTCTGTGGGTGAATGGTGCCTTGTAGTGCCATTTCAAAGAAGCAAAAAATCTATATCCAGGACTTTGACTTCACCTGTGCCTTGCTGGTGGAACAACCTGCCAATTATTACACACGCAActgtacttgtctttccagcccaacgacaccacagtgaccgctcgaatcgccgcctgtctggcagacatctcagtctggatgaaggaacaccaccttcaactcaacccagaaaagactgaactccttgtctttccatccaaccctgctgttgaacacaacatcaccatgcagctgggtccaactacagttttgccttccaaaacggtcagaaatctaggggtaacattgatgatgagctaaatttcacagaccacatttcaaaaactgcaagattatgtagatttacactctacaatatcaggaagataagacccttcctctctgtacatgccacacaactgctcgttcagtcccttgtcataactagactggactactgtaac is from Xyrauchen texanus isolate HMW12.3.18 chromosome 8, RBS_HiC_50CHRs, whole genome shotgun sequence and encodes:
- the LOC127648200 gene encoding interferon-induced very large GTPase 1-like encodes the protein MGVVAAGYHGISLWGTPQLEDSMAVLLPVTPVIKPAKTWSKEHPPLMRIVVLGTNASENSRVGNFLLGRAAFETEEPPDVVQRVGGKHMTVINTPNISLHQMTQRVRECVSLSAPGPHVILLVLKHDQCSREEKECVEMLLNSFSHTVYQHTMMITTHESHTQVNDIIQEIIHQCNDRHFRLERNSTPAQLMEKCEEIVHSNGGQHLICTEYESSQYFTMEQQDRERGLEENRDYARIVLLGKTGVGKSATGNTNIGKEAEEMKREREKLKNEIEQMMREKEKVQLEKGNIQIKYDTEINKEQVEKNELQVQEERNMREEQQKISEEKLNLTEEQRKDELERKQVKWREEMKKIWTERRASVKVAAYRRLDTEYNKWTWSLRSAMLEIEIKLQNKIENETIHEIQETDLQTELKEKSEEVKMLMSEFFEKEKDKEIPIQWKTSTKFQENIVRETNRKLNEILQQRELKKEIEAQRKHHENTLFEISKELAVKLKDIPKDEETLKKEFDCFWEECVKMTFRDTPPIKDIDILSDVKQLLSDIYTITPVDHCKESRNIFCVLSYSDYVRSKKYCSFKGTSINSNILVPAIDTSWECFTLSEEDEIQIRTLVSEIAHETDKKIMSFNISKMGYNISCIQELTDHIKARLLKHHEGPVRYQFTNEFFMDLVFFICKRSNKTFTEQHRIFRETNDPVIYFERKRGEYFSVFQKYCRDSTSAAVFGEIICQKLKDPIEQSVYKNTARDLADEMRTNCQSLNGNRSKLEKHILKTLAEEEDFNKYMNYIHDPKDHFKSFIRAEVSQYITDKFSVSVRPKMMKNFKLLQQKIMKAAHESTEHVQVNSGDVEAAHESTEHVQVNSGDVEAAHESTEHVQVNSGDVEAAHESTEHVRVNSGDDEAAHESTEHVQVNSGDVEAVHESTEHVQVNSGDVDLWLKCFTQKLSDVLIFSIKDFSGVSRDDVKIKLLEDVIRKELPSVMSDISSKFSTETFTVILDYEYRPDELLIDHFCQGCWVQCPFCNAICTNTIEDHDGDHSVPVHRVNGVNGKYYTGTTNLSTSICTTAVASNRSFHPKGPYQVSVLCREYRRAGGVYANWSITPDVSEFPYWKWFVCRFQKDLEIFYNKTFQERGKIPDNWRKYSKHEAIDSLDEYM